The Pseudomonas moraviensis genome contains the following window.
GGGATACGTCGATGTGCTTGGCCAGCTCATCGATCATCGGCACCACACCCGAGGTGGACAGGGTCACGCGGCGCTTGGAGATCCCGTAGCCGAGGTCATCCATCATCAGATGCATGGCGGCGACGACGTTGTCGAAGTTCAGCAACGGCTCGCCCATGCCCATCATCACCACGTTGGTGATGGCGCGGTCGACGGTGGCCGGGACGCTGCCGAAAGATTTGTTGGCAATCCACACCTGACCGATGACTTCGGCGGCGGTGAGGTTGCTGTTGAAGCCTTGCTTGCCGGTGGAGCAGAAACTGCAATCCAGGGCACAGCCTGCCTGGGACGAAACGCACAAGGTGCCGCGTTTGCCCTGGGGAATGTACACGGTCTCGACGCAGCTGCCGGACGCCACGCGCACCACCCATTTACGGGTGCCGTCGCTGGAGATGTCCTCGCTGACCACTTCCGGACCACGTACTTCAGCAATGGCCTTGAGCTTGTCGCGCAAGGCTTTGCTGACGTTCGTCATGGCATCGAAATCATCGACGCCAAAGTGGTGAATCCATTTCATTACCTGACCGGCACGGAAACGCTTCTCCCCGATTGAGTCGAAGAATTTTTCCATTTCCGGCTGGGTCAGACCCAGCAGGTTTGTTTTAACAGTCGATGTAGTCATGGATTCACCTTCACTCTGCAAGCAATGCTTAGCGAGTGGTTACTTCAGTAGCTGCGAAGAAGTAAGCGATTTCGCGAGCGGCAGCAGCTTCGGAGTCCGAACCGTGAACGGCGTTGGCGTCGATCGATTCAGCGAAGTCAGCACGGATGGTGCCGGCAGCAGCTTCTTTAGGGTTGGTAGCGCCCATCAGCTCACGGTTGCGAGCGATAGCGTTTTCGCCTTCCAGAACCTGAACGACAACCGGGCCGGAAGTCATGAAAGCAACCAGGTCACCGAAGAAACCGCGCTCGCTGTGCTCAGCGTAGAAGCCTTCGGCTTCGGCTTTGGACAGTTGCTTCAGTTTCGAAGCTACAACGCGCAGGCCAGCGTCTTCGAAGCGAGTGGTGATCTTGCCGATCACGTTTTTAGCAACGGCGTCAGGCTTGATGATGGAGAAAGTACGTTGAACAGCCATGGTGTAACTCCAGAAACGGTAATTTGCGAAAAATTAAACCCGCGAATTATACGCGGGTTCTTGGGTATTGCCTAACCTGCGAGACGATCAGTCCGATTCTGCGGCCCAAAGCTCCTGAACCGCTTCAAGCACCTTCTCGCCGACCCGGCCAGAAGTAGCATCGAAGTCAGGCAGCTCAAGGATCATCTGCTGCAGACGGACAAAACCTACAGAGTATGGATCGAGCCCCTCGTGGGCCTCGGCCAGCTCTTCGGCAATGCGTTGAACATCATTCCAACCGTAGCTCATGACAGTCTTACCAGTCAGTGCGGCGCTTCGGCCGCATGGTTAAGCGAATATTTCGGAATCTCGACGGTGAGGTCTTCCTCACCGACGATGGCCTGACAGGCCAGACGCGATTGCGCTTCCAGGCCCCAGGCACGGTCGAGGAAATCTTCTTCCAGCTCGTCAGCCTCTTCCAGCGAGTCGAAACCCTCGCGGATGATGCAGTGGCACGTGGTGCAGGCGCAGACACCGCCGCAGGCGCTTTCCATCTCGATGTGGTGTTCGTGGGCCAGTTCGAGAATCGATGTGCCGGGCGCAGCCTCGACCACCAAGCCTTCAGGGCAGAACTTCTCGTGGGGCAGAAAAATGACCTGCGGCATCAGATATCCTCGATTTCATTCAGGTTGCGCCCCGACAGAGCGGCTTTCACCGTCAGATCCATCCGGCGGGCAGCAAAAGCATCGGTCACTTGCGACAGACGCTTGGTCTGCTGCTCGATGGCGTAACCATCGGTACCTTTCATCAGTTCGGCCAGTTCCTGCATCTGCAGTTCGATGACCATGCGCTCTTCGGCGTCGAGCAAACGTTCGCCATCGGTATCCAGCGCACCCTGCACTGCTTCGAGCAGGCGCTGGGCATCGACTTGCTGCTCGCGCAGAACGCGGGCGACCTTGTCGTCATTGGCGTGCTGGAACGAATCCTTTAGCATCTTGGCGATTTCGCCATCGGTCAGGCCGTAGGACGGCTTGACCTGAATGCTCGCTTCAACGCCCGAGCCCAGCTCACGGGCAGACACGCTGAGCAGACCGTCGGCGTCGACCTGGAAGGTCACGCGAATCTTCGCCGCACCGGCCACCATCGCCGGAATGCCGCGCAATTCGAAGCGCGCCAGCGAGCGGCAGTCGCTGATCAGCTCGCGCTCGCCCTGCAAGACGTGGATCGCCATGGCCGACTGGCCGTCTTTATAAGTGGTGAAATCCTGAGCGCGGGCGACGGGAATGGTGGTGTTGCGCGGAATCACCTTTTCCATCAGACCGCCCATGGTTTCCAGCCCCAGGGACAGCGGAATCACGTCGAGCAGCAGCAGTTCGCCGCCATCGCGCTTGTTGCCAGCCAGGGTATCGGCCTGGATCGCGGCCCCGATGGCCACCACTTGATCCGGGTCGATTTCCGTCAATGGCTGACGACCGAAAGCTTCGGCAACGGCCTCGCGAACACGCGGCACGCGGGTCGAACCGCCGACCATGACCACGGCGTGGACGTCTTCCAGCTCGATACCGGAATCGCGAACGGCGCGGCGGCAGGCTTTCAGGCTGCGCGCGACCATCGGCTCGATCAGCGCATCGAATGCTTCACGGGTCAGTTGTGCTTTCCAGTCGCCGTAAGCCACTTCCACACTGGCCGCGTCGGTCAGGGCTTCTTTGGCCGCACAAGCGGTTTGCAGCAGATTGCGTTGTGCGCCCGGATCGAGATCGGCGGACAGGCCAGCGCTCTCGATGATCCAGCCGGCAATCGCGTGATCGAAGTCATCGCCGCCCAGCGCGCTGTCGCCGCCAGTGGCCAGAACTTCGAAAACGCCGCCGGTCAGACGCAGGATCGAAATATCGAAAGTACCGCCACCCAGGTCGTAGATCGCCACCAGACCTTCGGCGTGCTGATCCAGACCATAAGCCACGGCAGCAGCGGTGGGCTCATTGAGCAGACGCAACACGTTCAGACCGGCAAGCTTGGCGGCATCTTTGGTCGC
Protein-coding sequences here:
- the hscA gene encoding Fe-S protein assembly chaperone HscA is translated as MALLQIAEPGQSPQPHQRRLAVGIDLGTTNSLVAALRSGLSEPLADANGQVILPSAVRYHADRVEVGESAKLAASSDPLNTVLSVKRLMGRGLSDVKQLGEQLPYRFVGGESHMPFIDTVQGPKSPVEVSADILKVLRQRAEATLGGELVGAVITVPAYFDDAQRQATKDAAKLAGLNVLRLLNEPTAAAVAYGLDQHAEGLVAIYDLGGGTFDISILRLTGGVFEVLATGGDSALGGDDFDHAIAGWIIESAGLSADLDPGAQRNLLQTACAAKEALTDAASVEVAYGDWKAQLTREAFDALIEPMVARSLKACRRAVRDSGIELEDVHAVVMVGGSTRVPRVREAVAEAFGRQPLTEIDPDQVVAIGAAIQADTLAGNKRDGGELLLLDVIPLSLGLETMGGLMEKVIPRNTTIPVARAQDFTTYKDGQSAMAIHVLQGERELISDCRSLARFELRGIPAMVAGAAKIRVTFQVDADGLLSVSARELGSGVEASIQVKPSYGLTDGEIAKMLKDSFQHANDDKVARVLREQQVDAQRLLEAVQGALDTDGERLLDAEERMVIELQMQELAELMKGTDGYAIEQQTKRLSQVTDAFAARRMDLTVKAALSGRNLNEIEDI
- the rlmN gene encoding 23S rRNA (adenine(2503)-C(2))-methyltransferase RlmN, whose protein sequence is MTTSTVKTNLLGLTQPEMEKFFDSIGEKRFRAGQVMKWIHHFGVDDFDAMTNVSKALRDKLKAIAEVRGPEVVSEDISSDGTRKWVVRVASGSCVETVYIPQGKRGTLCVSSQAGCALDCSFCSTGKQGFNSNLTAAEVIGQVWIANKSFGSVPATVDRAITNVVMMGMGEPLLNFDNVVAAMHLMMDDLGYGISKRRVTLSTSGVVPMIDELAKHIDVSLALSLHAPNDALRNQLVPINKKYPLKMLLESCQRYMSALGEKRVLTIEYTLLKDVNDKLEHAVEMIELLKDIPCKINLIPFNPFPHSGYERPSNNAIRRFQDQLHQAGFNVTVRTTRGEDIDAACGQLVGQVLDRTRRSERYIAVRELSADSDLAQNAANTN
- the fdx gene encoding ISC system 2Fe-2S type ferredoxin, with the translated sequence MPQVIFLPHEKFCPEGLVVEAAPGTSILELAHEHHIEMESACGGVCACTTCHCIIREGFDSLEEADELEEDFLDRAWGLEAQSRLACQAIVGEEDLTVEIPKYSLNHAAEAPH
- the ndk gene encoding nucleoside-diphosphate kinase: MAVQRTFSIIKPDAVAKNVIGKITTRFEDAGLRVVASKLKQLSKAEAEGFYAEHSERGFFGDLVAFMTSGPVVVQVLEGENAIARNRELMGATNPKEAAAGTIRADFAESIDANAVHGSDSEAAAAREIAYFFAATEVTTR
- the iscX gene encoding Fe-S cluster assembly protein IscX, with the protein product MSYGWNDVQRIAEELAEAHEGLDPYSVGFVRLQQMILELPDFDATSGRVGEKVLEAVQELWAAESD